The DNA sequence CCTGAAAGAGGTTGAGGAGTGACAATGAGGAGCCGACATTCCCATCTGGCCCTTGCAGAGGGACCCCTCAGTGGGCATTGGGGTGTGTTGCTAAGGAGACGGGCATCTGGAGCAGCCTGTTGCCGCCACAAGCAGCTCTACCTCTACGTGTGCACACAGCCGGTACCTCCCTGAGGCCTCATCAGAGTGGAGCCATATTCAGAAGGTTCAGAAGGTTCTTTTGTAATTCTTATGTCAAAGTGAGGACATGATGTGTAGAACCCATCCGCTGTAGCGCACCGGTCATCCGATCAGTTCCTCCTCATGAGACCAGCCGGGTTGCTGCCAACCACCAACATGGTTAGAGGATGAAAATCATTCAACGTAATCAGATCTTCATATTGATAATGAAGGACAAGGCTTCATATTAGAGGACCGATCCAATGTTTCCTGAACCTTTTTAGCCAATTACAGACATTTATGAGTGAAAATTTCCAATGGATACTGGTTTCAGAGGCCAAAGCGCATGAAACTGTGGAGTATTCGGTGGTCTGATCTGTTGTACGCATTATTGTCTCGGCTCATTTAGAAGTTTTCTTCAGCATTTGAATGTGCAATTGTCCAGTGAGGCCAAGCTgggtccagcagcaccagaccGGGCTGCCGCTGCACAGCAGGAGCGGGGGAAGCGTCCGCCTGTTGACTCGGCAGATTAGTGGGTTGATGTAACCGCACAAAGGCTTCCATTCTCTCTCAGCGCTCTGCGAATGTGCTGAGGAGGGAGCCGCAGTGTGGCCACAGCTGTTATATAATCTCGCTCCTCGCACCAGCAGCCCGGAGAGGCTGCTCCAGACAGCAAATAACGGTTTTCTGCCTTTGAaacagatctgctgctgctgctgtgtggtcgTCTACAACCAGGGTCGATTAAAGGAGCTAACGGGACAGTGCAGGCTGCAGTCTCaggctttttttctgctctgttgTAGCCTGAAATTAAGGTGGGGGTTCTCACATTTTTTGGCCATTTTGACAATATAAAAACTTCAAAGGCAATGATTGCGCAACGCTTTCCCCAGAAATTGAGCTTTATTCAGTCAATTTCATACCCCCATTACTTTATAAGTCAAGATAAACTCGTGGGTAATTTCATGCTCTCTTGtgatgctaacgttagccatACTGATGAGTCACCCATTCCACAGAGCCGAGGGTAGAGTTTAAATCCCTGTTTGTTCCACAGAACGGGGAACCAGCATCATGTTATGTCTTTCGGGGGCCAGGGTTTAATGGTTTTGGGAGCAGTGCGACGagcctctctgcctctgttgGGGCAGCTTATTTTCAATTGAAAACGTCAGGCCTCCAGCAGTGAAACCCAAAACTAATCGGCCATTGTCTTTAAAGTTTAAGGCTCCAGGAACCCGAGTGAGAAACGGAATTTACAGCCAAGAGCCGGCGAGAACAATGCCACGATCTGCTGTTCCCAAAACCATTGGAACCAGTCCACCATTCATAGCAGACATACCAAAAAGAGGACAAAACATTCACCCGAGCCATGTATATAAGCCCCGATTTTTCACAGAGTATTTGCTTTCTCGTGCTCGGCAGCGGCGCTCTGCGTTCCAGCACATGAGGTCAGCGCTGGCTGACTGAGCCCGTCTGCGAGGCCGATGAAGACGACAAGAtaaagatgaagatggaggagtggagcgGACGGCGCGTTATCGGGCAcattctggagaggagaagTGACCTTAACGTCAGGGAAACACAGCCAGGAGGATTCCTACCGAGACAGACGGACGTGTAGATCTAATAAACTAATCCAGAGTTGGAGCGTAAGAATCAGGCGAACCCGTCTGGATTAAATATGACTCTTTTTTCCAGAGTTGAACTCCACCAACTGTCTGGAACCCAGCATAAGCCGCTctgactgccccctggtggccgtgTGCACCTTCAGTCATAGATTTAAAgctaaaattacatttttattcctGCTATTTCTTTAAAATCGATGAAGTGAAGTGGGAAATACGAACCCTCTCGGTTTTCCGATTTTCTGCTTTATGACTTCCTGGACAAATAAAgcttttgaactttttttttggaCCCACTTGAGGCTTTTCAGTCAGATCTTTACACTTGTTTTACGGATTTTTATGAGAATATGGCTCTTTGCAAGAAGTTTAATGCCTCAAAAATAGGATTCATTTCTGATGTAcagaaccccctccccccatacacacatacacacacacacaaacacagatacaTTGAGACAGTTCAATAATTTACTTTTCAGTAAccataacagcagcagcatctccataACAGAGCCTAGACTGGACCCAGTTTTCCTTCTGTTCTCTCCCTTCCAGCCAACGTGTCCtcgaccccccctcctctctccggGGTGGGGGTCACAACAGCTGTGTGTTCATCTGACAAGTGTCAGTCCTGCAGTAACATGTGTGAAAACCTCGTGACATGACAGGATGGGACGTCACAGCATCCACATGAGACTCCGATCCCGGCTCCCTGATCAAAAGGGGAGGCCAGGATTGTGACGCTCTGCCAGGCCTGCACATACATGCATCGATGGATCAGACCTAACACCACTCCCCAAATTAAGAGAAAtgagagtttaaaaaaagctcCGGGCTATGAGACgtaaaatgattttaattttcttgaCTCCGATCCACGAAGTGATTATGACGATTTTGTGTAATCCGTCATCACTTGTCCTGTTCAAGGTCacgtggaggtggggggtggagcCTAATATGCTATGTGAAGGCTGGTTACACCCTGGACACCACTTCATCACTGGGTCCTGTACAGACAAACAACCACATAGACGTGCACACCCACAGGCAATCCAGAGTGGCCAATTAGCCTAGTCTAGCCTGGCCTGGCTAAAGTAAATGGAAggaatccaaggtagttttctttttcaactggactgtgtttcttctctttgaagaaacacagtccagctcacaaagaaaactaccttggataacaatgacctggatgattgaaaatctacacagacataaaTGGAATGAACccacaccatcatcaacatgatCCAGACACCTGATATATTCTAAAATTCTGCTATTTTCTTAGTCTaaattaagctttttttttttagtttaaccGTGACGGGTCATGTTTAATCCAGGCTTTGGCCATTTCATACAACTGATTCTTGAATCTGGTTTCACTACATATCTTAATTcacgcagccaatcagcacgcTGGATCTTCCAAAGAATGCGGCGCCATCGGCACATCAGATCCAAGCCGTTGTGGCCTGGTGTTTCACGAAAAGCAGAAGTTTGTGTGACAATTGTGCACTTTGTTTAGCGGAGCAGGATCAATCTGGGTCAGTCATGTTGTTCTCCTCCCAGTGACTGCCATTCAGCTGGAGGTTTGAAGTGGTTGCGCTAGTTGACTGACAGTGATGCTGATGTATGGAGCACAAATACCACCGCTCATAACCCCTGAGCAGGGATTACTGACTGCACTGCACCTTTGAAcctatatttgtgtgtgtgtgtgtgtgtgtgtgtgtgtgtgtgtgttatgagcATAAATAATTGAGTGAAGAGTGAcaacccccacccacctccaacTGGTGGGATTATTTGACCTCTGAACAACAAAGCCTGAAAGACTAAAAAAAGGGCAAAATGAAGCAGGTTTCCTCAcatgcaatttttaaaaaaaatgcctcATTTAGAACatttcagtcagtcagtttaTAATCTCCTTCTTGGTTAATAAGTGGTTTAGGATCATCTTTGGTAAGAATTGAAATTGGACATTTCCCACAGCCTTGCACAGCTGGGATGCTGGTTTGCTGGTCACCACGGAGATGGCGGAGAATGACTAAGACAGACAGGAGCATGAGGTTTTCTTTCatcaactcacacacacaagcacacacattcacacactcgcacgcacacacacacacaaagtcgCGCACACGCATTCACGCACTCAAcggcgcacgtgcgcgcgcgcgcgcccaACATATTTCAGCTAAGACAAAATTAAACGTATCTCCTATCTTTATGACTGTTTTAACTTGTTTCTGAGGGTCCCGTTATTCGCAGTTATATAGCGCCATCTGCCGACTGTGCGGGGCAGTAGCGTCGTTGGGTCAGATGTAACAAAATTTGACATAATTATGCAAACGCTTCAGAGGTGATGGCAATCTTAACGTTGCTAGATATCACGTAACCACGTTGTTAAAGGCTGAGGAATAAAAGCAAATTCTGtgctttaatgtcatttttgatGATGCACAGATATCCTTGAACCATTTTATCTTTTGATATTGTCCGTTGAACTTTTGAAGATCATATCTAATGCATATAATATATTaccaaataaatgtgttgaGGTCCTATCGCGTACAGTGATATTGAAGTTGAAGTATTTGAAGTATTTCTTGCCGAGTTTCTTTTACATTAGTCATTTCAGAAAACAATTAAGTGAATCAGTAAATACATTGATCAATAGCCTATAGTAAAATCTGTCACAACCTTGTTGTGACTTAACCCGCGTCCTTGTCCTCAAACGCTCAGAAGCGCCGGGCAGTTGTGCGCATGCgttgaaacaggaagtaataATGGCGTCTTTCGCTTCCTGGTTCGCTAAACGCTGTTTCTCAGCATCACTTTGCAGCGCACACCGTCGTCTCCTAAAGTTCGCCGACAGACGAGCTTGTATTGGCACCACAGCTTTGTTGCAGAAGCAGCCCGGAACGTTAGCGGATACCTTGATCTCCAGGATACGCGGAAATGTGAAATTTACGGGGCTGACAGGtgtgttagctgttagcataaCATTGGATGTCAACCGAAAAATGTACTTTTTAGATCACCAATTTAGGCTTGTATGTATGAAATACCAGTTCTTAGAGATAACATACCATGCCCTTTAGCATGGTTGAACGTTATGTAGGTGTCCTTGAATAACTACTGGATGTAACATCATTTCTCAAAGAGACATTTAAATGATAGTTACACCAAAGGCAACGCTACCATCTACAGTTATTACGAAATCATCTGCAATAATTTGGTGATCAAATGGTCTCCCGTCTCGTGATTAGCCCGTTAACATGAGTGTATCGTTATACCAAAACTAGATCATGTCTTGTCTTTCTTTTGTGATGCATTGCAGATGAAATAGGTTGTCATATTTATTACCAGAGTAAAAAAATATTGCTACTAAGGCCCGATGGCATCGCAGTATTGTGTGTTACTTGCATCATTTTAACTCCTTCTAAACTCTCATACCCTTATCTGTTTCTGATCATTTCTCTGCAGGCTTAAAAGCTTCCCATGATGCCACTTACCATTCATTTcataccagcagcagcaggtgtgcaAACACAGAGGACTTCTATCAAATCTTGGGTGTTTCTCGCACTGCGTCACAGAAGGAGATCAAAAAGGCTTATTAccaggtcacacacacagaaactatCTGCACAAGCAAGAGGGGGGATTAATGCATGTAGGACAGTTATCTAACAATGTTCATTGTTCAAAATATGCGACGGCGTGCATCCGTCTTCATCAGAGGTGTCATTCGGTGGTAATGTGACCTGTGTATCAGCCAGTGGTTGACCTACCTCAGTTACCATTGGCTGATGCACAATTGTTTGATTCTGCCAAGTTTGCTTCATGCTTTTATCTAATGACAGTATCATTGATAATAGGAGATAAGTAAAAAAGCATCTCCTCCGTGTCTGTTTTGTAGCTGGCGAAGAAGCATCACCCAGACACTAACCAAGATGACCCAAATGCCAAAGAGAAGTTTGCAAAGCTGGCCGATGCCTATGAGGTATTACGTCACAAATGCATCTTTGGCTGCATTAATAGTTTCAGGACATGTGATCTATGGTCAATTCCATCATGACATTTGCTTTTCCAACCCAAAAGATGCTGAGTGATGAGGTGAAGAGGAAGCAGTACGACCTGGGCTTCAGCCCCAACCATGGCAGCACGGGTGAGCAGCAGTACTACCGGGCTGGGTCGACCAACATCGACCCCGAAGATCTCTTCAGGCGCATATTTGGAGAGTTTGCGAACTTCAGCCACTTCAACAGCGTTTTTGATGACAGGCCAGAGGTGTGACGCTGATACATTTtcaaatggaaatgttttaaGTGTAGCTCAAAGCTcagcctcttttcttttctgcagttCCTGATGGAGCTCACGTTTTTGGAGGCAGTTAAGGGTGCCAACAAAGACCTGAGCGTAGACATCGAGGACACCTGCCCGAGATGTAACGGAAGCGGTGGCGAGCCGGGCACCAAGGTATCTGTGTGCCACTATTGCAACGGCACTGGCATGGTGAgttgtgtgtgaggaggagccaTACTCAAGAAGGTCCATAAGATCTTCCCTTTATACCATAGGAAACCATTAGACCTCATCAAACCGCTGGGTTTGATCTGACTGTgttgccccctgcaggaagaaatcAACACTGGTTCATATATGCTGCGCAGCTCCTGTCGACGCTGCGGCGGGAGGAAGTCGATAATAATCACGCCCTGTGCTCTATGTCGAGGCTCAGGCCTGACCAAAAGGAAGCAGACCATCACTGTTCCAGTACCCGCTGGTAGGAATATCCACATTTTTTTCAGATTGAGGTTTTAATActcattattttgttttatttcattccaGTCCTAATGGCTTGAACACACTCTAGTTGCTGTTGCCCTTCTGACTAACTGATTTTGTAGCTTCTAAGCTTTAAGGTTTTCTTTCAAGTTAAGAGAACAATGATTTCGATGATTCTTGGCAGGAGTTGAAGATGGTGGGAAGGTCACCGTGCCAGTCGGAGGCAGAGAAATCATCATCACGTTCAGAGTACGTTTTGTCTGATTTTCAGGCCTTTTTATGACGCCATTGAGTTCAACAGGTTAGTTTTGTACTGAAGTGCTGTGTATTCATGAGAAATGTCTGTGCAGGTCCAAAAGAGTCCAATTTACAGGCGGGAAGGAATTAACATCCACTCAAACGTGTTTATCTCTGTGGCTCAGGCCATACTGGGGGGTGTAACTGAGGTACAGGGTCTGTACAAGCCCATCAGTTTGGTGGTGAGTACCAGTTGGCCGCCATGCATGTTGACGTCTGGTTACCATCAGATTCTTTAAATTTTTGTTTTAGAATATTCTCACACTGACATTTCTGTTGGTACCCAGATTCCTGCCGGTTGCCAGGC is a window from the Takifugu rubripes chromosome 17, fTakRub1.2, whole genome shotgun sequence genome containing:
- the LOC101063317 gene encoding dnaJ homolog subfamily A member 3, mitochondrial-like; the encoded protein is MASFASWFAKRCFSASLCSAHRRLLKFADRRACIGTTALLQKQPGTLADTLISRIRGNVKFTGLTGLKASHDATYHSFHTSSSRCANTEDFYQILGVSRTASQKEIKKAYYQLAKKHHPDTNQDDPNAKEKFAKLADAYEMLSDEVKRKQYDLGFSPNHGSTGEQQYYRAGSTNIDPEDLFRRIFGEFANFSHFNSVFDDRPEFLMELTFLEAVKGANKDLSVDIEDTCPRCNGSGGEPGTKVSVCHYCNGTGMEEINTGSYMLRSSCRRCGGRKSIIITPCALCRGSGLTKRKQTITVPVPAGVEDGGKVTVPVGGREIIITFRVQKSPIYRREGINIHSNVFISVAQAILGGVTEVQGLYKPISLVIPAGCQADQVILLQGNGIRKMNSYSYGDHYAHIKIRVPKKLTKRQRSLVMCYAEEETDVHGTVNGVKASADEGGRTSASKSNNPKDHEEGFVSKLKKWMS